The following are encoded in a window of Callithrix jacchus isolate 240 chromosome 9, calJac240_pri, whole genome shotgun sequence genomic DNA:
- the APOBEC1 gene encoding C->U-editing enzyme APOBEC-1 isoform X1, which produces MAAAPREEKRWRRARISFFLSFFFFFLRWSFALVTQAGGQWLDLGSPQPPPPGFRRRIEPWEFYISYDPKELCKETCLLYEIKWGMSWKIWRSSGKNTTNHVEINFIEKFTSERHFHLSVSCSITWFLSWSPCWECSQAIREFLSQHPGVTLVIYVARLFQHMDQQNRQGLRDLVNSGVTIQMMTVSEYYHCWRNFVNYPPGEEAHWPRHPPLWLMLYALELHCIILGLPPCLKISRRRQNRLTFFRLHLQNCHYQMIPRHILLATGLIQPSVTWR; this is translated from the exons ATGGCGGCGGCTCCAAGGGAGGAGAAACGATGGCGAAGagctagaatttctttttttctttctttcttttttttttttttgagatggagttttgctcttgttacccaggctggagggcagtggctcgatctcggctcaccgcaacctccgcctcctgggttcag GAGAAGAATTGAACCATGGGAATTTTACATCTCCTATGACCCCAAAGAACTTTGTAAAGAGACCTGTCTGCTCTACGAAATCAAGTGGGGCATGAGCTGGAAGATCTGGAGAAGTTCAGGCAAAAACACCACCAATCATGTGgaaattaattttatagaaaaatttacGTCAGAAAGACATTTTCACTTGTCCGTCAGCTGCTCCATCACCTGGTTCTTGTCCTGGAGTCCCTGCTGGGAATGCTCCCAGGCTATCAGAGAGTTTCTGAGTCAGCACCCTGGTGTGACTTTGGTGATTTATGTAGCGAGGCTTTTTCAGCACATGGATCAACAAAACCGGCAAGGACTCAGGGACCTTGTTAACAGTGGAGTCACTATTCAGATGATGACAGTATCAG AGTATTATCACTGCTGGAGGAATTTTGTCAACTACCCACCTGGGGAAGAAGCTCACTGGCCACGACATCCCCCTCTGTGGCTGATGCTGTATGCACTGGAGCTGCACTGCATAATTCTA GGTCTTCCACCTTGTTTAAAGATTTCAAGAAGACGGCAAAATCGACTTACATTTTTCAGACTTCATCTTCAAAACTGCCATTACCAAATGATTCCACGACACATCCTTCTAGCTACAGGGCTGATCCAGCCTTCTGTGACTTGGAGATGA
- the APOBEC1 gene encoding C->U-editing enzyme APOBEC-1 isoform X4, translating into MSWKIWRSSGKNTTNHVEINFIEKFTSERHFHLSVSCSITWFLSWSPCWECSQAIREFLSQHPGVTLVIYVARLFQHMDQQNRQGLRDLVNSGVTIQMMTVSEYYHCWRNFVNYPPGEEAHWPRHPPLWLMLYALELHCIILGLPPCLKISRRRQNRLTFFRLHLQNCHYQMIPRHILLATGLIQPSVTWR; encoded by the exons ATGAGCTGGAAGATCTGGAGAAGTTCAGGCAAAAACACCACCAATCATGTGgaaattaattttatagaaaaatttacGTCAGAAAGACATTTTCACTTGTCCGTCAGCTGCTCCATCACCTGGTTCTTGTCCTGGAGTCCCTGCTGGGAATGCTCCCAGGCTATCAGAGAGTTTCTGAGTCAGCACCCTGGTGTGACTTTGGTGATTTATGTAGCGAGGCTTTTTCAGCACATGGATCAACAAAACCGGCAAGGACTCAGGGACCTTGTTAACAGTGGAGTCACTATTCAGATGATGACAGTATCAG AGTATTATCACTGCTGGAGGAATTTTGTCAACTACCCACCTGGGGAAGAAGCTCACTGGCCACGACATCCCCCTCTGTGGCTGATGCTGTATGCACTGGAGCTGCACTGCATAATTCTA GGTCTTCCACCTTGTTTAAAGATTTCAAGAAGACGGCAAAATCGACTTACATTTTTCAGACTTCATCTTCAAAACTGCCATTACCAAATGATTCCACGACACATCCTTCTAGCTACAGGGCTGATCCAGCCTTCTGTGACTTGGAGATGA
- the APOBEC1 gene encoding C->U-editing enzyme APOBEC-1 isoform X2, whose product MTSERGKTDLGASILEQGPSTGDPTLRRRIEPWEFYISYDPKELCKETCLLYEIKWGMSWKIWRSSGKNTTNHVEINFIEKFTSERHFHLSVSCSITWFLSWSPCWECSQAIREFLSQHPGVTLVIYVARLFQHMDQQNRQGLRDLVNSGVTIQMMTVSEYYHCWRNFVNYPPGEEAHWPRHPPLWLMLYALELHCIILGLPPCLKISRRRQNRLTFFRLHLQNCHYQMIPRHILLATGLIQPSVTWR is encoded by the exons ATGACTTCTGAGAGAGGTAAAACGGATCTGGGGGCCAGTATTCTCGAACAAG GTCCTTCCACTGGCGATCCCACTCTGAG GAGAAGAATTGAACCATGGGAATTTTACATCTCCTATGACCCCAAAGAACTTTGTAAAGAGACCTGTCTGCTCTACGAAATCAAGTGGGGCATGAGCTGGAAGATCTGGAGAAGTTCAGGCAAAAACACCACCAATCATGTGgaaattaattttatagaaaaatttacGTCAGAAAGACATTTTCACTTGTCCGTCAGCTGCTCCATCACCTGGTTCTTGTCCTGGAGTCCCTGCTGGGAATGCTCCCAGGCTATCAGAGAGTTTCTGAGTCAGCACCCTGGTGTGACTTTGGTGATTTATGTAGCGAGGCTTTTTCAGCACATGGATCAACAAAACCGGCAAGGACTCAGGGACCTTGTTAACAGTGGAGTCACTATTCAGATGATGACAGTATCAG AGTATTATCACTGCTGGAGGAATTTTGTCAACTACCCACCTGGGGAAGAAGCTCACTGGCCACGACATCCCCCTCTGTGGCTGATGCTGTATGCACTGGAGCTGCACTGCATAATTCTA GGTCTTCCACCTTGTTTAAAGATTTCAAGAAGACGGCAAAATCGACTTACATTTTTCAGACTTCATCTTCAAAACTGCCATTACCAAATGATTCCACGACACATCCTTCTAGCTACAGGGCTGATCCAGCCTTCTGTGACTTGGAGATGA
- the APOBEC1 gene encoding C->U-editing enzyme APOBEC-1 isoform X3: MTPEEAVQRQSTMTSERGPSTGDPTLRRRIEPWEFYISYDPKELCKETCLLYEIKWGMSWKIWRSSGKNTTNHVEINFIEKFTSERHFHLSVSCSITWFLSWSPCWECSQAIREFLSQHPGVTLVIYVARLFQHMDQQNRQGLRDLVNSGVTIQMMTVSEYYHCWRNFVNYPPGEEAHWPRHPPLWLMLYALELHCIILGLPPCLKISRRRQNRLTFFRLHLQNCHYQMIPRHILLATGLIQPSVTWR; this comes from the exons ATGACTCCAGAGGAAGCAGTCCAGAGACAGAGCACCATGACTTCTGAGAGAG GTCCTTCCACTGGCGATCCCACTCTGAG GAGAAGAATTGAACCATGGGAATTTTACATCTCCTATGACCCCAAAGAACTTTGTAAAGAGACCTGTCTGCTCTACGAAATCAAGTGGGGCATGAGCTGGAAGATCTGGAGAAGTTCAGGCAAAAACACCACCAATCATGTGgaaattaattttatagaaaaatttacGTCAGAAAGACATTTTCACTTGTCCGTCAGCTGCTCCATCACCTGGTTCTTGTCCTGGAGTCCCTGCTGGGAATGCTCCCAGGCTATCAGAGAGTTTCTGAGTCAGCACCCTGGTGTGACTTTGGTGATTTATGTAGCGAGGCTTTTTCAGCACATGGATCAACAAAACCGGCAAGGACTCAGGGACCTTGTTAACAGTGGAGTCACTATTCAGATGATGACAGTATCAG AGTATTATCACTGCTGGAGGAATTTTGTCAACTACCCACCTGGGGAAGAAGCTCACTGGCCACGACATCCCCCTCTGTGGCTGATGCTGTATGCACTGGAGCTGCACTGCATAATTCTA GGTCTTCCACCTTGTTTAAAGATTTCAAGAAGACGGCAAAATCGACTTACATTTTTCAGACTTCATCTTCAAAACTGCCATTACCAAATGATTCCACGACACATCCTTCTAGCTACAGGGCTGATCCAGCCTTCTGTGACTTGGAGATGA